In the genome of Polaromonas vacuolata, the window AATTTGAAACGGGTAATTGCTAAACGGCATGAGTAGCTGAGTGCCGTATACCGTCATGGTGTCTAGCAGTGGATGAGTAATCAGCACCAACCACAGCGCCAACCACCAGCGCTTGAAAAGCGTCATTTCGCCGTGTAGTTTTGCCACGCCCCAAGCCAGCAGTGGCGCGGCTAATGTGAGGTAGAAAAAAGAATGCGTCTCGGCCCGGTGCCGCGTCATATTTAAGATCGCGTCGCCGTGGTCTATCAACGCATCAAGGTCGGGCAGGGTGCCGGCAATAGCCCCCCAAAGCGCGGCTTTCCAGAGGGCAGTTTTGCGGCCCATAACGGCGACGCTAACGGCCGAGCCGAGTGCAATTTGTGTCAGTGAATCCATGCGCTGCAGCTTAATCGCAAATGCTCTTTATCTGCGCTTGTTTGGGCTATGTACTTCATGCGCACTGTGGATTTGTTAGGGCAAAAAATACTTAAAAATAGTTATAAAACGGTTTGCTTTTACCGCCTTAAACGCTGGTCTACGGTAAGGCTTAGTGATAACTCAAATACTTTTTTTGAGCTGATAGTCACAATCAAAATATGTATTTTAGATTCACGAGACATTTTTTTCGTGTCATCTATTTCGCACCTCACAAATAGCAAAGGTATAAATCATGTCTAACGCAGTTTTAATTCATCCCCAAGTCGACGCCGGTATCAAAGCAGAAGTTACAGGTTTTGCGGGCGGCACTTTGACTTGCGCTTGCACGTCTGATGCAGTCACGGTTGCAGTTGCAGCGCAAAGCGCGCACAACCATGTTTGCGGTTGCAGCAAGTGCTGGAAACCTGCGGATTCATTGTTCGCGCAAATCGCTGTTGTCTCACGCGATAAAGTCAGCATCACGGCTAACGCAGACAAGCTTCACATCATTGACACCAACACATTGATTCAGCGCCATGCTTGCAAAGCCTGCGGCGTGCACATGATTGGTCGCATCGAGAATAAGGCACATGCGTTCTTCGGCCTTGACTTTATACACACCGAGTTGTCTAGCGAAACCGGTTGGGCTGCACCTACATTTGCAGCTTTCGTCTCGTCAATCATTGAAACTGGCACCAAGCCTGAAGACATGGCCGCAGTGCGCGCAAAACTCACAGACATCGGTCTGACACCTTATGACTGCCTGGCCCCAGCACTGATGGACGTTATCGCCACTGGTACTGCAAAAGCCTCTGGCATTTTGAAGTAAAAACGCCAAGCCTAGTGGTCTAGGCTTAACGCCAGTCGCCAGAGTTGTGAGACTTAGTAAGTATGCTTATTAACTTTTACACATGGCGGCTTTTTTTTGACTTGCTGTTAGCCGGTCTGACCCAAGATATAACTATGATTCCAATTTCAGTACTAGACCTCTCTCCCATCGTTGAAGGCGGCAACGCCAGCGACTCTTTTAAAAGCACCTTGGATTTAGCGCAACATGCAGAACGCTGGGGCTACCAGCGCTACTGGCTCGCCGAGCATCACGGCATGCCAGGCATTGCCAGCGCTGCGACTGCTGTTTTGATTGGCCACGTGGCTGGCGGCACTAGCAGTATCCGTGTGGGTGCTGGCGGCATTATGTTGCCCAACCATTCCCCGCTAGCTATTGCTGAGCAGTTTGGCACGCTCGCTTCGCTGTATCCGGGCCGTATAGATCTTGGCTTGGGCCGCGCGCCGGGCTCTGATCAAGTCACCGCACGGGCTTTACGTAGAACATTGTCCTCGGATGCCAATGACTTTCCGCGTGATGTGATTGAGTTGCAAGAGCATTTCTCAGCTGACTCAAAAAATCCCGTTACAGCCGTACCTGGTCGCGGCTTAGACGTGCCTTTGTGGATTCTCGGCTCCAGTCTTTTCGGCGCCCAGCTTGCGGCAGCGCTGGGTTTGCCGTATGCATTCGCTTCCCATTTCGCACCGCAGCAAATGATGCAGGCGATAGAAATTTACCGTGCGACTTTTAAGCCATCTGCACAGTTGGCCAAGCCTTATGTGATGCTCGGCTTTAATGTATTTGCGGCCGATACTGATGAAGAAGCGCAATTTCAAGCGACCTCTATGCAGCAAGCTTTTCTAAATATGCGAATCGGTAAAATGTCGACTTTACCGCCACCAGTCGCTGGTTTGGCTGACGGCTTTGATAGGCAAGAGCGGGCCTTTTTGGACAGCATGCTGTCGTGCGCAGCGATAGGCTCGCTCGACACGGTGCGTGAACAAATGCATGCTTTTATTGAGCAAACCGGTGCTGATGAATTAATGGTGACTTCACAAATTTTTGATCATGCAGCGCGACTTCGTTCATACGAGTTAACCGCTGAAATCATGGCTGAAGAAGAAGTCATGGCCTGAGTCTGGCAGCCCAGTCGTTAAGGTTTTGCAATAGCTACGGCAAGCTGCAAAGTTCTGGGTGAGCTTTGCGGCCAGCCATAAATATGCATATCAATCGCCGTCTTCGCCAGTCCTTGTGTGTTTAGACGAGATGGCTCGCTGCGAGCGATAAATGCCGCCATGTCCAGAAAACAAATAACTCACGGCGCAAGCAATGGCCGCAAAAACACCTATCTCAGAGCCAAATATTTCCATCGCCATGAGCGTCGATGCAATCGGCGTGTTGGCGGCTCCGGCAAATACCGCTACGAAACCAATGGCGGCGAGCATTGAAAAAGGCAGGTTAAGCAATGGCGCTAAAGCATTGCCTAGCGTCGCGCCTATGTAAAACAGTGGCGTGACTTCACCGCCCTTAAAACCGCTGCCCAGAGAGGCAACCGTAAACGCCATTTTGGCTAAGAAATCATAGGGCGGCAGGGGCTGCTCAAAGGCTTGAACAATGGTCGGTATGCCCAAGCCTATGTAGCGGTCCGCGCCAAAATAAAATACGCTAGCTGCAATTAGCGCGCCGCCAACTAAAGGCCGCAGTGGTGCCCAAGTCAACCACTTTTTCATCCAGCCGCTCAGCGTGTGGGTGGCCAGTGCAAACAGCTTGCCAGTCAGACCAAAGATAGCGCCGGCAATCACCATTGCCAGCAAGCTCCAAGCGGCAATTGGCGGCATAGTGCTGACGCCATAGTGTGTGTGCTGCACGCCCCAGAGCAGTCCGACTTGGTCGGCCACAATCGCGGCTATGACACAGGGCATGAGCGCGTCATAGCGCAAACGTCCAACAGCCAACACTTCCAAACCGAAAATTGCGCCTGCCAGAGGTGTGCCAAATACCGATGCAAAGCCAGCACTAATACCGGCCATCAGTATGATGCGTCGGTCTTGCGGCTGCATGTTGAACATACGCGTGATTTGATCGGCTAGCGCTGCACCCATTTGCACTGCAGTGCCTTCTCGGCCCACAGATGCGCCGAATAAGTGGGAGACAGTCGTGCCCAGCAATACCAGCGGCGCCATACGAAGCGGAATAATTTTTTTCGGATCGGCAATTTCGTCCAACAATAAATTGTTGCCGGCTTCGACTTGCTGGCCAAAGCGCAGATATATCCAGCCTATGACAAAACCAGCCACTGGCAGTAACCAGATTAGCCAGCGATGCGTGATGCGGGTTTGCGTCGCCCAGTCGAGTGCAAATAATAAAAACGCCGAGGCAGTGCCAGCCATGATGGCGATGACTGTGGCGAGTAAAAGCCACTTGAGCATATAAGGCAGTAGCGCGAACTGCCCGGGCAGAGAAGGGAGTTTCATTCAAGTCCTGAGAGGTTCCAAAAATCTAATCTAAGTGAGTTGCTCAATGCCCTAAGCGCTACGTCAAATGTTAAACGCCGACCAGCAGAGGCTAATTTTGGCTTCGGTTTGTACAGTGAGTGGCATTTTTTTTCGATCTGTTGACGGCTTAAGTCAGTGCGTGATTTGTAAGGCTTAGCTGAAAACTTGGCAACGCTTTGGCCGGATTTTTTTAAATAGGGTTCACGTATTATGGGTTTAGCTGATCGCTCATATTTCTTTTTCAAATAACTACTTTGCACCTCAATTTACATTCCCCCGAGCGCCGTCTCATAGAGCTACGCATAGAGCATGCCGATCTCAATGCACTGGTTGATCTGGCCTGCGTTTCTATGCCGCTAGACCAACTCATGATTCAGCGCTTAAAAAAACGTCGCCTAGCACTGCGCGATCAAATCGTGCAGTACGAACTCTCAAGCTTGCCGCAAGAGCCGGCGTGAGATGTTTTGATGGATCTTGAAATTGTTGTCCAAGAAGCTTTCTCAGCAGAAGGTGTTCTGTCTCGTGCGGTTGATCATTTCGTGCCGCGCAGCGGTCAGGCCGAGATGGCCGTGGCCGTGGCCCACGCCATAGAAAATGCCGAGGTCTTGGTGGTTGAAGCCAGTACCGGCGTGGGCAAGACATTTTCTTATTTGGTGCCGGCTCTTTTAAGTGGCGAGCGCGTGCTGGTTTCAACCGCCACCAAAGCTTTGCAAGACCAGTTGTTTGGCCGCGACCTGCCACGGCTGATATCGGCCTTAGGTGTGCCCGTGAGCACAGCGCTGCTCAAGGGTAGGGCTAGTTATTTATGTCTTCACCGGATGGAGTTGGCGTTTCACGATGCCAATTTGTCGGACGTCACTTCGACCCGCGCTTTGTCTCGAATACAAGGTTGGTCGCACACTACCCGCACCGGTGATATGGCGGAGTTATCCGGCCTAGATGAGCGCTCGCCCTTGCTGCCTTTCGTCACCTCAACGCGGGACAATTGCTTGGGCGCGCAATGCCCTAAGGTGAGCGCTTGTCACGTTAATTTAGCCAGACGCGAGGCCTTGGCTGCCGATGTAGTAGTAGTCAACCATCATCTGTTTTTTGCTGATCTGGCGGTGCGAGAGTCCGGTGTAGCCGAGTTGTTACCTACAGTACGAATTGCCATTTTTGATGAAGCCCATCAGCTCAACGAAACCGGCGTGCAGTTTCTGGGTAAAAACCTTAGCACCGGTCAGTTACTAGAATTTTGCCGCGATTTGTTAGCCGCTGGCTTGCAGCTTGCGCGGGGTTTGGTCGACTGGCTGGCAGTGGTTGGCTATTGCGAGCAGGCCGCGCGCGAACTGAGGTTGTGTGCCGGCCAACAAGCGCCGGGCGCCAAGCTGCTTTGGACGGCGACTGCACCTGAGCAGTTGGACCCACTGGCTTGGCGTGCCGCGCTGTTAGATATTCATCAGGCGTTTGAGCAAGCCTGCGAAGTTTTGTTAACCGTGAGTGAAATCGCCGCTGACTTTGTGCGTCTGCACGACCGCGCTACTGAGCTATCTGCGCGCGCCTTGAAATTTTCTCAAGACGCTGTACCGGGTTGTGTGCGGTGGGTGGATGTAGGCCTTCAGCTGCGTTTGGTGGAGTCACCATTGACGATTGCAGACGCTGTCAAAACTCGCATGCTTGAACCCTCGGCGCTACACAGTAGCACGCCAGCGCTGCCGGCTAAAAGTTGGATATTTACCTCGGCAACGCTGGGTGATGATGCCAAGCTGAGTTGGTTTACCGAGCCTTGTGGCCTGAGTGATGCGCGGATTTTGCGCATCGGCAGCCCGTTTGATTATGCGAGTCAAGCCGCGCTGTACGTGCCCTTAGATTTTCCTAAGCCGGGAGATGCCGCGCATCCGGCTAGCGTCGCCCAGTCCGCTGCAGCTTGGGCTAGCCGACTTGGCGGGCGCACCATGGTGCTGACTACGTCGCTTCGTTCGCTCAAATTAATTGCGCAAGCGCTGCAAACTGCGCTTGCGCCGGTTGGCGAGATTGAAGTCTTGACTCAAGGTGAAATGCCTAAGCGCGTGTTAGTTGAGCGTTTTCGTCAAGGCAGTGCGGGCGGCCAGCGCGGCTGTATTTTGGTCGCTTCAGCGTCGTTTTGGGAGGGCATAGATGTGCCCGGTGAATCATTGCAGTTGCTTATCATCGATAGGCTGCCATTCCCGCCGCCAAACGATCCCATGTCTCAAGCTAGAAGTAAAGCGCTTGAAGCCGAGGGTAAGAGCGCGTTTAATAAATATTTTCTACCCGAAGCAGCGGTGGCGCTAAAGCAGGGTGCGGGGCGATTAATTCGCCGAGAAAGCGACCATGGCGTGCTGGTCGTGTGTGATCCTAGACTTGGCGCTATGGGTTACGGCAAACGCCTTTTAAAAGCGCTGCCACCTATGCAGCGGCTTGAGTCTCAAGCCCAGCTAGAAGCTAGGCTTGATCAACTCACCAAAATTTGTACCACGCTTTAGAGACATCTTTAACCGGGCTCATGCCTTGGCTGAGGTAATTGCTACGCGGGTAGCTTTTCTCCATCACGCGCAAGGTGTCGTCACGTAACTGGTTCATGCCTAGTGCGTCGTAGGATTTGTAGATGATGTAGGTTGCCTCTTCCAAGGCTGGCACATCACGGTAATCGGTGATGGCGGTTTGCGCCCGGTTGATAGCGGCAACATAGGCACCGCGTGAGTAGTAGTAGCGCGCCACATGGACTTCTGATTGAGCGAGCGCATTGACGATATAAGTCATACGCAGGCGTGCGTCGGGCGAGTATTTTGAGTCGGGAAAGCGGCTGACCAATTCCTTAAACGAGTCGAATGATTCTTTCGCTGCTTTCTGATCGCGCTCTGCCAAGTCTTGGCGTGAGATGAAGGAAAACAAGCCCAAATCGTCGTTAAAGTTGGTCAAACCTTTCAGATAAAGT includes:
- the gfa gene encoding S-(hydroxymethyl)glutathione synthase, with the translated sequence MSNAVLIHPQVDAGIKAEVTGFAGGTLTCACTSDAVTVAVAAQSAHNHVCGCSKCWKPADSLFAQIAVVSRDKVSITANADKLHIIDTNTLIQRHACKACGVHMIGRIENKAHAFFGLDFIHTELSSETGWAAPTFAAFVSSIIETGTKPEDMAAVRAKLTDIGLTPYDCLAPALMDVIATGTAKASGILK
- a CDS encoding LLM class flavin-dependent oxidoreductase — encoded protein: MIPISVLDLSPIVEGGNASDSFKSTLDLAQHAERWGYQRYWLAEHHGMPGIASAATAVLIGHVAGGTSSIRVGAGGIMLPNHSPLAIAEQFGTLASLYPGRIDLGLGRAPGSDQVTARALRRTLSSDANDFPRDVIELQEHFSADSKNPVTAVPGRGLDVPLWILGSSLFGAQLAAALGLPYAFASHFAPQQMMQAIEIYRATFKPSAQLAKPYVMLGFNVFAADTDEEAQFQATSMQQAFLNMRIGKMSTLPPPVAGLADGFDRQERAFLDSMLSCAAIGSLDTVREQMHAFIEQTGADELMVTSQIFDHAARLRSYELTAEIMAEEEVMA
- a CDS encoding voltage-gated chloride channel family protein — its product is MKLPSLPGQFALLPYMLKWLLLATVIAIMAGTASAFLLFALDWATQTRITHRWLIWLLPVAGFVIGWIYLRFGQQVEAGNNLLLDEIADPKKIIPLRMAPLVLLGTTVSHLFGASVGREGTAVQMGAALADQITRMFNMQPQDRRIILMAGISAGFASVFGTPLAGAIFGLEVLAVGRLRYDALMPCVIAAIVADQVGLLWGVQHTHYGVSTMPPIAAWSLLAMVIAGAIFGLTGKLFALATHTLSGWMKKWLTWAPLRPLVGGALIAASVFYFGADRYIGLGIPTIVQAFEQPLPPYDFLAKMAFTVASLGSGFKGGEVTPLFYIGATLGNALAPLLNLPFSMLAAIGFVAVFAGAANTPIASTLMAMEIFGSEIGVFAAIACAVSYLFSGHGGIYRSQRAISSKHTRTGEDGD
- a CDS encoding YdcH family protein, with the translated sequence MHLNLHSPERRLIELRIEHADLNALVDLACVSMPLDQLMIQRLKKRRLALRDQIVQYELSSLPQEPA
- a CDS encoding ATP-dependent DNA helicase, whose product is MDLEIVVQEAFSAEGVLSRAVDHFVPRSGQAEMAVAVAHAIENAEVLVVEASTGVGKTFSYLVPALLSGERVLVSTATKALQDQLFGRDLPRLISALGVPVSTALLKGRASYLCLHRMELAFHDANLSDVTSTRALSRIQGWSHTTRTGDMAELSGLDERSPLLPFVTSTRDNCLGAQCPKVSACHVNLARREALAADVVVVNHHLFFADLAVRESGVAELLPTVRIAIFDEAHQLNETGVQFLGKNLSTGQLLEFCRDLLAAGLQLARGLVDWLAVVGYCEQAARELRLCAGQQAPGAKLLWTATAPEQLDPLAWRAALLDIHQAFEQACEVLLTVSEIAADFVRLHDRATELSARALKFSQDAVPGCVRWVDVGLQLRLVESPLTIADAVKTRMLEPSALHSSTPALPAKSWIFTSATLGDDAKLSWFTEPCGLSDARILRIGSPFDYASQAALYVPLDFPKPGDAAHPASVAQSAAAWASRLGGRTMVLTTSLRSLKLIAQALQTALAPVGEIEVLTQGEMPKRVLVERFRQGSAGGQRGCILVASASFWEGIDVPGESLQLLIIDRLPFPPPNDPMSQARSKALEAEGKSAFNKYFLPEAAVALKQGAGRLIRRESDHGVLVVCDPRLGAMGYGKRLLKALPPMQRLESQAQLEARLDQLTKICTTL
- a CDS encoding outer membrane protein assembly factor BamD, with product MFFAKLSVVPGVPLFIAVIAALSLSACATKVVDPTANWSPNKIYAEAKDEAQAGSYDKAIPLFEKLQGRAAGTPLAQQAELEKAYAQYKSRDNAQAAATLDRFIRLHPASSALDYALYLKGLTNFNDDLGLFSFISRQDLAERDQKAAKESFDSFKELVSRFPDSKYSPDARLRMTYIVNALAQSEVHVARYYYSRGAYVAAINRAQTAITDYRDVPALEEATYIIYKSYDALGMNQLRDDTLRVMEKSYPRSNYLSQGMSPVKDVSKAWYKFW